A genomic window from Parasteatoda tepidariorum isolate YZ-2023 chromosome 10, CAS_Ptep_4.0, whole genome shotgun sequence includes:
- the LOC107445952 gene encoding WAG22 antigen isoform X30: MTWFTQLSLAFLLALCFHSKFAAGQGSPWDSMAKADAFMQNFLNCARQSGVFTREQMDDMSSIGEIMMSAMGSMEGKVTPHKLQALNTAFASAVAEIAISDAGGQNIQATTDAITNAMSSAFFQTTGGSNAAFVNEIRTLINMFAQASGNAIATGGAASAAAAASAGGSGGYGTGPSSAPSTATLYAQGPSQTMTAYRPSQATASATSTTTSYVQGPAQTVTSYRPSQIVTSYTPAQSVTQTSYGSSEIVTTSSGTTRGYGGQQGSGATTTYGGEGGIGAQRGYGQGYGSGATGQGGSGSSAASASAAAAAAGGAGGQGGYGQGGNGYGQGGYGSGEFGQRGSGSNAATSASSTAATNQVSGSGRFEEIISWRSGGNGQGGSGSSAASATAAGGAGGEGGYGLGGYGPGQYGQGGSSAASAAAAAAAAGGSAGGLGGEGGYGQGGYGSGGYGQGGSGSSAASAAAAAAGGAGGQGGYGQSGYGSGQGGYGSGQYGQRGSGSSAASAAAAASGGAGGEGGYGTGQYGQGGSGSSAASAAAAAAAGGAGGEGGYGQGGYGPGQGGYGPGQYGQGGSGSSAASASAAAAAAGGAGGKGGYGQGAYGPGQYGQGGSGSSSAAAAAAAGGSGGEGGYGQGGYGTGQYGQGGSGSSAASASAAAAAAGGAGGKGGYGQGAYGPGQYGQGGSGSSSAAAAAAAGGSGGEGGYGQGGYGTGQYGPGGSGSSAASAAAAARGAGGEGGYGQGGYGPGQYGPGGSGSSAAAAAAAAGGAGGEGGYGQGGYGTGQYGQGGSGSSAASAAAAAGGAGGEGGYGQGGYGPGQYGQGGSGSSAAAAAAAGGAGGEGGYGQGSYGPGQYGQGGPGSSAASAAAASAAAGGAGGEGGYGQGGYGSGQGGFGPGQYGQGGSSAASAAASAAGGAGGEGGYGQGGYGQGGSGSSAASAAAAAAGGAGGEGGYGQGGYGQGGSGSSAAAAAAAGGAGGEGGYGQGSYGPGQYGQGGPGSSAASAAAASAGGAGGEGGYGQGGYGSGQGGYGPGQYGQGGSSAAAAAAAGGAGGEGGYGQGSYGPGQYGQGGPGSSAASAAAASAGGAGGEGGYGQGGYGSGQGGYGPGQYGQGGSSAASAAAAGGAGGEGGYGPGQYGQGGSGSSAASAAAAAGSAGGEGGYGTGQYGQGGAGSSAASAAAAGGSGGEGGYGPGRRGYGPGQYGQGGSGSSAASAAAAAAAGGAGGEGGYGTGQYGQGGSGSSAASAAAGGAGGEGGYGQGGYGPGQYGQGGSGSGAASAASSTAASNGVGGSGGFEEIISWRSGGYGQSGSTSASSATSGVGGPGGAPGGYGQGGVGALGPGASSSAASSAATGGAGGYGPGGYGRTGAGGSSASATAAASAISSPAATSRISSVASRMVSGGRVNVSNLSNTLGSVVSQVRAGNPGASECDVTIQALMELMTALVHVLGSASIGNVNYGASAQSAEVVRQSIQTAFG, translated from the exons ATGACTTGGTTTACTCAACTTTCTCTAGCTTTTCTTCTAGCTCTATGCTTTCACAGCAAATTTGCTGCTGGACAAGGAAGTCCATGGGACAGCATGGCAAAAGCTGAtgcatttatgcaaaattttttgaattgtgctCGTCAAAGTGGAGTTTTTACTCGAGAGCAAATGGATGATATGAGTTCCATCGGAGAAATAATGATGAGTGCCATGGGCAGTATGGAAGGAAAAGTAACTCCCCACAAATTGCAAGCTTTGAATACAGCATTTGCATCTGCTGTGGCTGAAATTGCTATATCTGATGCAGGTGGACAGAATATTCAAGCGACCACTGATGCCATAACAAACGCAATGAGTTCAGCATTTTTCCAAACAACCGGTGGTAGTAATGCCGCATTTGTAAACGAAATCCGTACTTTAATAAACATGTTTGCTCAAGCCTCAGGAAATGCAATTGCGACTGGGGGTGCTGCGTCTGCTGCAGCAGCTGCATCCGCAGGAGGTTCAGGTGGTTACGGGACTGGTCCTAGTTCAGCACCATCAACTGCTACATTGTACGCTCAAGGCCCATCACAAACTATGACAGCATATAGACCCTCTCAGGCCACTGCATCCGCAACATCAACGACTACTTCATACGTACAAGGGCCAGCGCAGACAGTGACGTCCTACAGGCCCTCTCAAATTGTTACGTCTTACACACCTGCTCAATCAGTTACACAAACTTCATACGGATCAAGTGAAATAGTAACCACTTCTTCCGGAACAACTAGGGGATATGGTGGACAACAAGGATCAGGTGCCACAACTACATACGGGGGAGAAGGAGGTATAGGTGCACAAAGAGGATATGGACAGGGTTATGGATCAGGTGCGACAGGACAAGGAGGTTCAGGATCTAGCGCAGCCTCAGCATCAGCCGCCGCTGCAGCCGCAGGAGGAGCTGGTGGTCAAGGTGGATATGGACAAGGAGGTAATGGATATGGACAAGGAGGTTATGGATCAGGTGAATTTGGACAAAGAGGATCAGGATCTAATGCAGCTACATCTGCCTCTTCAACAGCTGCAACTAATCAAGTAAGCGGTTCAGGaagatttgaagaaataatttcatgGAGATCAGGAGGAAATGGGCAAGGTGGCTCTGGATCCAGTGCAGCTTCAGCAACAGCCGCAGGTGGAGCAGGAGGTGAAGGTGGATATGGACTAGGAG GTTATGGACCTGGTCAATATGGACAAGGAGGATCCAGTGCAGCTTCAGCAGCAGCCGCAGCAGCAGCAGCCGGAGGTTCAGCAGGTGGATTAGGAGGTGAAGGTGGATACGGACAAGGAGGTTATGGATCTGGAGGATATGGACAGGGAGGGTCAGGTTCCAGTGCAGCTTCGGCAGCAGCTGCAGCCGCAGGTGGTGCAGGCGGGCAAGGTGGATATGGACAAAGTGGTTATGGATCTGGCCAAGGTGGTTATGGATCTGGTCAATATGGACAAAGAGGATCAGGATCCAGTGCAGCTTCAGCAGCAGCAGCAGCCTCAGGAGGTGCTGGTGGTGAAGGTGGATATGGAACTGGTCAATATGGACAAGGAGGATCAGGATCCAGTGCAGCTTCAGCAGCAGCAGCAGCAGCCGCAGGAGGTGCAGGAGGGGAAGGTGGATATGGACAAGGAGGTTATGGACCAGGTCAAGGAGGTTATGGACCTGGTCAATATGGGCAAGGAGGATCAGGATCCAGTGCAGCATCAGCGTCCGCAGCCGCTGCAGCCGCAGGAGGTGCAGGCGGTAAAGGTGGATATGGACAAGGAGCTTATGGACCTGGTCAATATGGACAAGGAGGATCAGGATCTAGTTCAGCTGCAGCAGCAGCAGCTGCAGGAGGTTCAGGCGGTGAGGGTGGATATGGACAAGGCGGATATGGAACTGGTCAATATGGACAAGGAGGATCTGGATCCAGTGCAGCATCAGCGTCCGCAGCCGCTGCAGCCGCAGGAGGTGCAGGCGGTAAAGGTGGATATGGACAAGGAGCTTATGGACCTGGTCAATATGGACAAGGAGGGTCAGGATCTAGTTCAGCTGCAGCAGCAGCAGCTGCGGGAGGTTCAGGCGGTGAGGGTGGATATGGACAAGGCGGATATGGAACTGGTCAATATGGACCTGGAGGATCTGGATCCAGTGCAGCTTCAGCAGCAGCAGCCGCAAGAGGTGCAGGCGGTGAAGGTGGATATGGACAAGGAGGCTATGGACCTGGTCAATATGGACCTGGAGGGTCAGGATCCAGTGCAGCTGCAGCAGCAGCAGCTGCAGGAGGTGCAGGCGGTGAGGGGGGATATGGACAAGGTGGATATGGAACTGGTCAATATGGACAAGGAGGATCTGGATCCAGTGCAGCTTCAGCAGCAGCAGCCGCAGGAGGTGCAGGCGGTGAAGGTGGATATGGACAAGGAGGCTATGGACCTGGTCAATATGGGCAAGGAGGGTCAGGATCCAGTGCAGCTGCAGCAGCAGCAGCAGGAGGTGCAGGCGGTGAAGGTGGATATGGACAAGGAAGTTATGGACCTGGTCAATATGGACAAGGTGGGCCAGGATCCAGTGCTGCTTCAGCAGCAGCAGCATCCGCAGCCGCAGGAGGTGCAGGCGGTGAAGGTGGATATGGACAAGGTGGTTATGGATCTGGCCAAGGAGGTTTTGGACCTGGTCAATATGGACAAGGAGGATCCAGTGCAGCTTCAGCAGCGGCATCAGCAGCAGGAGGTGCAGGCGGTGAAGGTGGATATGGACAAGGTGGATATGGACAAGGTGGGTCCGGATCCAGTGCAGCTTCAGCAGCAGCAGCAGCAGCAGGAGGTGCAGGCGGTGAAGGTGGATATGGACAAGGTGGATATGGACAAGGTGGGTCAGGATCCAGTGCAGCTGCAGCAGCAGCAGCAGGAGGTGCAGGCGGTGAAGGTGGATATGGACAAGGAAGTTATGGACCTGGTCAATATGGACAAGGTGGGCCAGGATCCAGTGCTGCTTCAGCAGCAGCAGCATCCGCAGGAGGTGCAGGTGGTGAAGGTGGATATGGTCAAGGTGGTTATGGATCTGGCCAAGGAGGTTATGGACCTGGTCAATATGGACAAGGTGGATCCAGTGCAGCTGCAGCAGCAGCAGCAGGAGGTGCAGGCGGTGAAGGTGGATATGGACAAGGAAGTTATGGACCTGGTCAATATGGACAAGGTGGGCCAGGATCCAGTGCTGCTTCAGCAGCAGCAGCATCCGCAGGAGGTGCAGGTGGTGAAGGTGGATATGGTCAAGGTGGTTATGGATCTGGCCAAGGAGGTTATGGACCTGGTCAATATGGACAAGGTGGATCCAGTGCAGCTTCAGCAGCGGCAGCAGGAGGTGCAGGCGGTGAAGGTGGATATGGACCTGGTCAATATGGACAAGGTGGGTCGGGATCCAGTGCAGCTTCAGCAGCAGCAGCCGCAGGAAGTGCCGGCGGTGAAGGTGGATATGGAACTGGTCAGTATGGACAAGGAGGAGCAGGATCCAGTGCAGCCTCTGCAGCAGCCGCAGGAGGTTCAGGCGGTGAAGGTGGATATGGGCCTGGTCGAAGAGGCTATGGACCTGGGCAATATGGACAAGGAGGGTCAGGATCTAGTGCTGCTTCAGCAGCGGCAGCAGCAGCTGCTGGAGGTGCAGGCGGTGAAGGTGGATATGGAACTGGTCAGTATGGACAAGGAGGATCAGGATCCAGTGCAGCTTCAGCAGCCGCAGGAGGTGCAGGCGGTGAAGGTGGATATGGACAGGGAGGTTATGGACCTGGTCAATATGGACAAGGAGGATCAGGATCTGGAGCAGCATCAGCAGCCTCTTCGACTGCAGCATCTAATGGAGTAGGTGGTTCAGGAGGATTTGAAGAAATAATCTCTTGGAGATCAGGTGGATATGGACAAAGTGGATCTACCTCAGCATCTTCAGCAACAAGTGGAGTAGGCGGTCCAGGAGGTGCACCTGGTGGATATGGTCAAGGAGGTGTAGGAGCGTTAGGTCCTGGTGCATCATCTTCCGCAGCGTCTTCAGCAGCAACTGGTGGTGCAGGAGGTTATGGTCCCGGTGGTTATGGCAGAACAGGAGCTGGTGGGTCATCCGCATCCGCAACTGCTGCAGCCTCAGCAATTTCATCACCAGCAGCAACTTCTCGAATTTCGTCTGTTGCATCAAGAATGGTGTCCGGAGGGCGAGTTAATGTTTCTAATCTTTCAAACACACTCGGAAGTGTAGTATCTCAAGTTAGAGCTGGTAACCCTGGAGCAT
- the LOC107445952 gene encoding WAG22 antigen isoform X9 — MTWFTQLSLAFLLALCFHSKFAAGQGSPWDSMAKADAFMQNFLNCARQSGVFTREQMDDMSSIGEIMMSAMGSMEGKVTPHKLQALNTAFASAVAEIAISDAGGQNIQATTDAITNAMSSAFFQTTGGSNAAFVNEIRTLINMFAQASGNAIATGGAASAAAAASAGGSGGYGTGPSSAPSTATLYAQGPSQTMTAYRPSQATASATSTTTSYVQGPAQTVTSYRPSQIVTSYTPAQSVTQTSYGSSEIVTTSSGTTRGYGGQQGSGATTTYGGEGGIGAQRGYGQGYGSGATGQGGSGSSAASASAAAAAAGGAGGQGGYGQGGNGYGQGGYGSGEFGQRGSGSNAATSASSTAATNQVSGSGRFEEIISWRSGGNGQGGSGSSAASATAAGGAGGEGGYGLGGYGPGQGGYRPGQYGQGGSSAASAAAAAAGGAGGEGGYGQGGYGPGQYGQGGSGSSAASSAAAAAASGGAGGEGGYGQGGYGPGQGGYGPGQYGQGGSSAASAAAAAAAAGGSAGGLGGEGGYGQGGYGSGGYGQGGSGSSAASAAAAAAGGAGGQGGYGQSGYGSGQGGYGSGQYGQRGSGSSAASAAAAASGGAGGEGGYGTGQYGQGGSGSSAASAAAAAAAGGAGGEGGYGQGGYGPGQGGYGPGQYGQGGSGSSAASASAAAAAAGGAGGKGGYGQGAYGPGQYGQGGSGSSSAAAAAAAGGSGGEGGYGQGGYGTGQYGQGGSGSSAASASAAAAAAGGAGGKGGYGQGAYGPGQYGQGGSGSSSAAAAAAAGGSGGEGGYGQGGYGTGQYGPGGSGSSAASAAAAARGAGGEGGYGQGGYGPGQYGPGGSGSSAAAAAAAAGGAGGEGGYGQGGYGTGQYGQGGSGSSAASAAAAAGGAGGEGGYGQGGYGPGQYGQGGSGSSAAAAAAAGGAGGEGGYGQGSYGPGQYGQGGPGSSAASAAAASAAAGGAGGEGGYGQGGYGSGQGGFGPGQYGQGGSSAASAAASAAGGAGGEGGYGQGGYGQGGSGSSAASAAAAAAGGAGGEGGYGQGGYGQGGSGSSAAAAAAAGGAGGEGGYGQGSYGPGQYGQGGPGSSAASAAAASAGGAGGEGGYGQGGYGSGQGGYGPGQYGQGGSSAAAAAAAGGAGGEGGYGQGSYGPGQYGQGGPGSSAASAAAASAGGAGGEGGYGQGGYGSGQGGYGPGQYGQGGSSAASAAAAGGAGGEGGYGPGQYGQGGSGSSAASAAAAAGSAGGEGGYGTGQYGQGGAGSSAASAAAAGGSGGEGGYGPGRRGYGPGQYGQGGSGSSAASAAAAAAAGGAGGEGGYGTGQYGQGGSGSSAASAAAGGAGGEGGYGQGGYGPGQYGQGGSGSGAASAASSTAASNGVGGSGGFEEIISWRSGGYGQSGSTSASSATSGVGGPGGAPGGYGQGGVGALGPGASSSAASSAATGGAGGYGPGGYGRTGAGGSSASATAAASAISSPAATSRISSVASRMVSGGRVNVSNLSNTLGSVVSQVRAGNPGASECDVTIQALMELMTALVHVLGSASIGNVNYGASAQSAEVVRQSIQTAFG; from the exons ATGACTTGGTTTACTCAACTTTCTCTAGCTTTTCTTCTAGCTCTATGCTTTCACAGCAAATTTGCTGCTGGACAAGGAAGTCCATGGGACAGCATGGCAAAAGCTGAtgcatttatgcaaaattttttgaattgtgctCGTCAAAGTGGAGTTTTTACTCGAGAGCAAATGGATGATATGAGTTCCATCGGAGAAATAATGATGAGTGCCATGGGCAGTATGGAAGGAAAAGTAACTCCCCACAAATTGCAAGCTTTGAATACAGCATTTGCATCTGCTGTGGCTGAAATTGCTATATCTGATGCAGGTGGACAGAATATTCAAGCGACCACTGATGCCATAACAAACGCAATGAGTTCAGCATTTTTCCAAACAACCGGTGGTAGTAATGCCGCATTTGTAAACGAAATCCGTACTTTAATAAACATGTTTGCTCAAGCCTCAGGAAATGCAATTGCGACTGGGGGTGCTGCGTCTGCTGCAGCAGCTGCATCCGCAGGAGGTTCAGGTGGTTACGGGACTGGTCCTAGTTCAGCACCATCAACTGCTACATTGTACGCTCAAGGCCCATCACAAACTATGACAGCATATAGACCCTCTCAGGCCACTGCATCCGCAACATCAACGACTACTTCATACGTACAAGGGCCAGCGCAGACAGTGACGTCCTACAGGCCCTCTCAAATTGTTACGTCTTACACACCTGCTCAATCAGTTACACAAACTTCATACGGATCAAGTGAAATAGTAACCACTTCTTCCGGAACAACTAGGGGATATGGTGGACAACAAGGATCAGGTGCCACAACTACATACGGGGGAGAAGGAGGTATAGGTGCACAAAGAGGATATGGACAGGGTTATGGATCAGGTGCGACAGGACAAGGAGGTTCAGGATCTAGCGCAGCCTCAGCATCAGCCGCCGCTGCAGCCGCAGGAGGAGCTGGTGGTCAAGGTGGATATGGACAAGGAGGTAATGGATATGGACAAGGAGGTTATGGATCAGGTGAATTTGGACAAAGAGGATCAGGATCTAATGCAGCTACATCTGCCTCTTCAACAGCTGCAACTAATCAAGTAAGCGGTTCAGGaagatttgaagaaataatttcatgGAGATCAGGAGGAAATGGGCAAGGTGGCTCTGGATCCAGTGCAGCTTCAGCAACAGCCGCAGGTGGAGCAGGAGGTGAAGGTGGATATGGACTAGGAG GTTATGGACCTGGTCAAGGAGGTTATAGACCTGGTCAATATGGACAAGGAGGATCCAGTGCAGCTTCAGCAGCGGCAGCAGCGGCAGGAGGTGCAGGCGGTGAAGGAGGATATGGACAAGGTGGATATGGACCTGGTCAATATGGACAAGGAGGATCAGGATCCAGCGCAGCTTCATCAGCTGCCGCAGCTGCAGCCTCAGGAGGTGCAGGCGGCGAAGGTGGATATGGACAAGGAGGTTATGGACCTGGTCAAGGAGGTTATGGACCTGGTCAATATGGACAAGGAGGATCCAGTGCAGCTTCAGCAGCAGCCGCAGCAGCAGCAGCCGGAGGTTCAGCAGGTGGATTAGGAGGTGAAGGTGGATACGGACAAGGAGGTTATGGATCTGGAGGATATGGACAGGGAGGGTCAGGTTCCAGTGCAGCTTCGGCAGCAGCTGCAGCCGCAGGTGGTGCAGGCGGGCAAGGTGGATATGGACAAAGTGGTTATGGATCTGGCCAAGGTGGTTATGGATCTGGTCAATATGGACAAAGAGGATCAGGATCCAGTGCAGCTTCAGCAGCAGCAGCAGCCTCAGGAGGTGCTGGTGGTGAAGGTGGATATGGAACTGGTCAATATGGACAAGGAGGATCAGGATCCAGTGCAGCTTCAGCAGCAGCAGCAGCAGCCGCAGGAGGTGCAGGAGGGGAAGGTGGATATGGACAAGGAGGTTATGGACCAGGTCAAGGAGGTTATGGACCTGGTCAATATGGGCAAGGAGGATCAGGATCCAGTGCAGCATCAGCGTCCGCAGCCGCTGCAGCCGCAGGAGGTGCAGGCGGTAAAGGTGGATATGGACAAGGAGCTTATGGACCTGGTCAATATGGACAAGGAGGATCAGGATCTAGTTCAGCTGCAGCAGCAGCAGCTGCAGGAGGTTCAGGCGGTGAGGGTGGATATGGACAAGGCGGATATGGAACTGGTCAATATGGACAAGGAGGATCTGGATCCAGTGCAGCATCAGCGTCCGCAGCCGCTGCAGCCGCAGGAGGTGCAGGCGGTAAAGGTGGATATGGACAAGGAGCTTATGGACCTGGTCAATATGGACAAGGAGGGTCAGGATCTAGTTCAGCTGCAGCAGCAGCAGCTGCGGGAGGTTCAGGCGGTGAGGGTGGATATGGACAAGGCGGATATGGAACTGGTCAATATGGACCTGGAGGATCTGGATCCAGTGCAGCTTCAGCAGCAGCAGCCGCAAGAGGTGCAGGCGGTGAAGGTGGATATGGACAAGGAGGCTATGGACCTGGTCAATATGGACCTGGAGGGTCAGGATCCAGTGCAGCTGCAGCAGCAGCAGCTGCAGGAGGTGCAGGCGGTGAGGGGGGATATGGACAAGGTGGATATGGAACTGGTCAATATGGACAAGGAGGATCTGGATCCAGTGCAGCTTCAGCAGCAGCAGCCGCAGGAGGTGCAGGCGGTGAAGGTGGATATGGACAAGGAGGCTATGGACCTGGTCAATATGGGCAAGGAGGGTCAGGATCCAGTGCAGCTGCAGCAGCAGCAGCAGGAGGTGCAGGCGGTGAAGGTGGATATGGACAAGGAAGTTATGGACCTGGTCAATATGGACAAGGTGGGCCAGGATCCAGTGCTGCTTCAGCAGCAGCAGCATCCGCAGCCGCAGGAGGTGCAGGCGGTGAAGGTGGATATGGACAAGGTGGTTATGGATCTGGCCAAGGAGGTTTTGGACCTGGTCAATATGGACAAGGAGGATCCAGTGCAGCTTCAGCAGCGGCATCAGCAGCAGGAGGTGCAGGCGGTGAAGGTGGATATGGACAAGGTGGATATGGACAAGGTGGGTCCGGATCCAGTGCAGCTTCAGCAGCAGCAGCAGCAGCAGGAGGTGCAGGCGGTGAAGGTGGATATGGACAAGGTGGATATGGACAAGGTGGGTCAGGATCCAGTGCAGCTGCAGCAGCAGCAGCAGGAGGTGCAGGCGGTGAAGGTGGATATGGACAAGGAAGTTATGGACCTGGTCAATATGGACAAGGTGGGCCAGGATCCAGTGCTGCTTCAGCAGCAGCAGCATCCGCAGGAGGTGCAGGTGGTGAAGGTGGATATGGTCAAGGTGGTTATGGATCTGGCCAAGGAGGTTATGGACCTGGTCAATATGGACAAGGTGGATCCAGTGCAGCTGCAGCAGCAGCAGCAGGAGGTGCAGGCGGTGAAGGTGGATATGGACAAGGAAGTTATGGACCTGGTCAATATGGACAAGGTGGGCCAGGATCCAGTGCTGCTTCAGCAGCAGCAGCATCCGCAGGAGGTGCAGGTGGTGAAGGTGGATATGGTCAAGGTGGTTATGGATCTGGCCAAGGAGGTTATGGACCTGGTCAATATGGACAAGGTGGATCCAGTGCAGCTTCAGCAGCGGCAGCAGGAGGTGCAGGCGGTGAAGGTGGATATGGACCTGGTCAATATGGACAAGGTGGGTCGGGATCCAGTGCAGCTTCAGCAGCAGCAGCCGCAGGAAGTGCCGGCGGTGAAGGTGGATATGGAACTGGTCAGTATGGACAAGGAGGAGCAGGATCCAGTGCAGCCTCTGCAGCAGCCGCAGGAGGTTCAGGCGGTGAAGGTGGATATGGGCCTGGTCGAAGAGGCTATGGACCTGGGCAATATGGACAAGGAGGGTCAGGATCTAGTGCTGCTTCAGCAGCGGCAGCAGCAGCTGCTGGAGGTGCAGGCGGTGAAGGTGGATATGGAACTGGTCAGTATGGACAAGGAGGATCAGGATCCAGTGCAGCTTCAGCAGCCGCAGGAGGTGCAGGCGGTGAAGGTGGATATGGACAGGGAGGTTATGGACCTGGTCAATATGGACAAGGAGGATCAGGATCTGGAGCAGCATCAGCAGCCTCTTCGACTGCAGCATCTAATGGAGTAGGTGGTTCAGGAGGATTTGAAGAAATAATCTCTTGGAGATCAGGTGGATATGGACAAAGTGGATCTACCTCAGCATCTTCAGCAACAAGTGGAGTAGGCGGTCCAGGAGGTGCACCTGGTGGATATGGTCAAGGAGGTGTAGGAGCGTTAGGTCCTGGTGCATCATCTTCCGCAGCGTCTTCAGCAGCAACTGGTGGTGCAGGAGGTTATGGTCCCGGTGGTTATGGCAGAACAGGAGCTGGTGGGTCATCCGCATCCGCAACTGCTGCAGCCTCAGCAATTTCATCACCAGCAGCAACTTCTCGAATTTCGTCTGTTGCATCAAGAATGGTGTCCGGAGGGCGAGTTAATGTTTCTAATCTTTCAAACACACTCGGAAGTGTAGTATCTCAAGTTAGAGCTGGTAACCCTGGAGCAT